The DNA segment TGGCGCGCTTGCTGGGCTCGCCGGTCGGGCGCAAGACCAGGGAGGCGGCGCTGTCGGGCAAGGAGTTGGCCGAGGCCGGCATTACGGGTGCCGACCGGCTCGAATTCAACCGCTTCATGGAGAACCCCGCGTTGAAGGCCTTCCTTGAGCAGGGCGGGCTGCGCCGGGTCAAGGATGCCGTGACCCGTGCAATCAGGGTGGAAAGCAAATCGGCCTCGGACGCTTGCGTCCGGGAACTGATGCCCCTGTATCGCCTCACCAACGAGCGCTCGGCCTGATCCCCCGCCGGCGCCCTGCGCGCCGTGAAATATCGTTACAGTTGAAATCCCCGGCAGTGCGATGGCATGGCTAGAGTCAGCTTATTGCGACTGCGAGATGAGGATCGACATGCAGCAAGGGAACGTCTACGCGCTGGGGCTTGGCGCATTTGTCCTGGCGCTCGCCCAGCCCGCATTGGCACGCGTTGATGTGGACCTGAACATCGGCGTGCCTGCGCCGGTGGTGGTGGCGCCGGCCTACCCCGCGCCCGTGTATCAGGTGCCGCCCGCCTATCCCGCACCCCCGCCGCCCGTGGCCTATCCTGCGCCGGCTCCGGTCTATGGGCCGCCTCCCGGGTATGTCGGGTATGGGCCGCCGGTGGTGGTGGCGCCGGCGGTGGTGATCGGGTGGCACGGCGAGCGCTACTGGGATGGACGGCGCTGGTGGGGCCGCCGCGACTGGTATGCCTACCATCACGCTTACCCGTACCGGCGCTAACGATCGGATCTCCGGGAGGCCTGCATCAGCCTGCATCACATGTGGCACATGTGATGCAGGCATTACCCGGGAGCAGCGCGGGAGTGGCGCGGATGCAACGGCCCGGACCGCATTTGATTAACGTTGATTACAAAGAAAAACCGCCCCGGCAAAGGGGCGGTTTTTCGTTCTGGCGTACTGCCGTCGTACTGCCGTGGTAATGCCGTGCCTCAGTGGCCCTTCGGGCCGAAGGTGTACTCCCCGTCCTGGTAATCCACCGCCACCACATCCTTGGCGGCGAACTTGCCTTCGAGGATGAGACGCGCCACCGGGTTCTCGATCTGCTGCTGGATCGCGCGCTTGAGCGGACGCGCCCCGAACACCGGATCGTAGCCAGCGCTGGCGATCTTGGCCAGCGCGGCTTCGCTCACCGCCAGCGTCATGTCCATGCGTGCCAGCCGCGCCGTCAGCCGCTCCAGCTGGATGCGGGCGATCGACTCGATATGCTGCTGGTCGAGCGAATGGAACACCACGACCTCGTCGATACGGTTCAGGAACTCGGGCCGGAAATGCGTCTTCACTTCCTGCCATACCGCGCCTTTGACCGCTTCGTGCGGCTCGCCGGTCATTGCCTGGATGATGTGCGATCCCAGGTTCGAGGTCATCACGATCACCGTGTTCTTGAAGTCCACCGTGCGGCCCTGGCCATCGGTCAGGCGGCCATCGTCCAGCACCTGCAGCAGCACGTTGAAGACGTCCGGGTGGGCCTTCTCGACTTCGTCGAGCAGGATCACGCTGTACGGCTTGCGGCGCACGGCCTCGGTCAGGTAACCGCCCTCTTCATAGCCCACGTATCCCGGCGGCGCGCCGATCAGCCGGCTCACGCTGTGCTTCTCCATGAACTCGCTCATGTCGATACGGATCAGGTGGTCCTGCGAATCGAACAGGAACTCGGCCAGCGCCTTGCACAGCTCGGTCTTGCCCACCCCGGTGGGGCCGAGGAACAGGAACGAGCCGTAGGGCTTGTTCTCGTCCGACAAGCCGGCACGCGAGCGGCGGATGGCGTCCGACACCAGGCGCACGGCCTCGTCCTGGCCTACCACGCGGCGGTGCAGGTAGTCCTCCATCTGGATCAGCTTCTCGCGCTCGCCCTGCATCATCCGGGACACCGGAATGCCGGTCGCGCGGCTCACCACTTCGGCGATCTCCTCGGCGCCCACCTGCGTGCGCAGCAGCTTGTTGGGCTGCTTCTGCTCGCTGGCTTCGGCGGCCGTGGCGGCCTTGAGCTTGCCTTCCAGTTCAGGCAGCTTGCCGTACTGCAGCTCCGCCACCTTGTCGAGCTTGCCTTCGCGCTGCAGGCGCGTGATCTCCAGGCGGATCTTGTCGATCTCTTCCTTGAGCGCGGCTGCGCCCTGGGCGGCACCCTTCTCGGCCTTCCAGATCTCTTCGAGGTCAGCGTATTCCTTCTCCAGGCGGCCGATTTCCTGCTCGATCAGTTCGAGCCGCTTCTTCGAAGCCTCATCGGTTTCCCGCTTGACGGCCTCACGCTCGATCTTGAGCTGGATGGTGCGGCGCTCGAGCTTGTCCATCACCTCCGGCTTGGAGTCGATTTCCATCTTGATGCGCGCGCCGGCTTCGTCGATCAGGTCGATGGCCTTGTCGGGCAGGAAGCGGTCGGTGATATAGCGATGCGACAACTCCGCCGCCGCGACGATGGCCGGGTCGGTGATCTCCACGCCGTGGTGCAGCTCGTACTTCTCTTGCAAGCCGCGCAGGATGGCGATGGTGGCCTCCACGCTGGGTTCGTCGACCAGCACCTTCTGGAAGCGGCGCTCCAGCGCGGCGTCCTTCTCGATGTACTTGCGGTACTCGTCCAGCGTGGTGGCGCCGATGCAATGCAGCTCACCGCGCGCGAGAGCCGGCTTGAGCATGTTGCCAGCGTCGATCGCGCCCTCGGCCTTGCCGGCGCCGACCATGGTGTGCAGTTCATCGATAAAGACGATGGTCTGCCCTTCGTCCTTGGCGATGTCCGACAGCACGGCCTTGAGCCGTTCCTCGAACTCGCCGCGGTACTTGGCGCCGGCCAGCAGCCCTGCCATGTCGAGCACCAGCACGCGCTTGCTCTTGAGGCTTTCCGGCACTTCGCCATTGACGATGCGCTGGGCCAGGCCTTCCACGATGGCGGTCTTGCCCACGCCCGGCTCGCCAATCAGCACGGGATTGTTCTTGGTGCGGCGCTGCAGGATCTGGATGGCGCGGCGGATTTCGTCGTCGCGGCCGATCACGGGGTCGAGCTTGCCGATACGGGCGCGCTCAGTGAGGTCCACGGTGTACTTTTTCAGCGCTTCGCGCTGGGTTTCGGCGTCGGCGCTGTTGACCGAATCGCCGCCACGCACGGCTTCGATGGCGGTCTCGAGCGATTTGCGCGAGAGGCCGTTTTCACGCGCGATGCGGCCGGCCTCACCCTTGTCATCGGCCACCGCGAGCAGGAACAGCTCGCTGGCAATGAACTGGTCGCCGCGCTTGATGGCCTCTTTCTCGGTGGCGTTGAACAGCGCGCCGAGTTCGCGCCCGACCTGGACCTCGCTGGTGCCTTGCACCTGAGGCAGGCGCTTGATGGCGGCATCCAGCGCGGTGGTCAGGCCGCCGACGTTGACGCCGGCGCGCGCCAGCAGCGCGCGGGCGGCGCCGTCATTCTGCGCCAGCAAGGCGCGCAGCACGTGCAGCGGGTCGATGTATTGGTTGTCGTTGCCGATCGCCAGGCTCTGGGCATCGGCCAGCGCTTCCTGGAATCGGGTGGTCAGTTTGTCAAGTCGCATTTAGGAGCCCTCTTTTTTCGGATGAGTGTCCTGATGCGGAAGGCGGGGCGCCTGCGCCCCGGCCTGCCGATCCCGCCACGCGGGCCGGACACTGGTGTCTGATCGAAAGATAAGGCTTTGCGCCTGCATTTCAAGGCCTGACTGCACGGCCCTTGATGTGGCGCAGGAAATACGTTGCGCTTTGCCCCCCGCGGTCTCAGGCGGCCTCCAGCGGCCGCTTGTCTTCCAGGTTGCGCACCAGCACCAGCGCCTCCCCGGCCAGCACCACCCGGCCATCGTCGCCGGTGACCACCGTCGCCAGGTTGACCAGGTCCTTGTCTGCGCGCAGGCGCACGATGCGCACCGATGCGCTCAGCAGCTCGCCCAGCCGCGCCGGCGAGCGCAGTCGCAGCGACTGCTTCATCCAGCCGGTGCCACGGCCCGGCAAGCGGGTGCCCAGCAGATCCGAGAACATACCGGCCAGCAACGGCAGCGGCACGATGGTGCCCTCGAAGCCACGGCTGTGGGCGAACACCGGGTCGGTATAGAAGGCATTGCCATCGTCGGTCAACGACACGTATTCATCGATATCGCCCGCGCTGAAGCTGCGTACCGCCGAAGCCTCCTGGCCCACGCTCAGGTGATAGAGCGTACGGTCGCCGGCCGGCTGCCCCGCAAGGTGCCCGGCCGATTGCGCAACTTCGCCGGCATCCTGGCGCTGGGCCTCGGCCAGCGATTGCGCGCTGGCATCGACCAGCAGCACCGCGTCGCCTTGTGCCGTAATCTGCTCATCCGTGACGGCCATGCGGTTGCGGCCGCGCTGCACGCAGCGCACCGAAGTGTCCAGCGCGATCCGGTCCCGCCCGGGCGTTTCGTTCAACACCAGCACGGCGGCCACACCGTCGCCGACAAAGGTGGGGCGCGGGAACATCAGCGTTTGCGCGATGGGCAGCACCGGCCGGGGGTTGCTGCGCTGCATCTGCGCGCACAGCAGCGAGAACAGGAACATGCCATGCGCGACCGTGGCGCCAAAATGCGTCGTGCGGGCGAACGCCGGATCGCAGTGGATGGGATTGTCATCGCGCGAGAGCGAGGCGAAGCGGTCGAAATCTTCTTGCGTCAAAACGCGTGGACGGGATGCCTTCATCAGTTAGGTACCTCTACGGTGCTGCCGTTGACCGTGATCCGGTCCGCATCAGCGGGCGTTGCGGCGAACGGCGGCAGATTGGTGGGCAAGATGGTGGGTGCCGGCGACGCGGTGCCGCCGCGCGCAACCGTGCGCACTACCTGCGAGGGTGGCAGCGCGCGGCCGTTGGCGAGGTTGTCGTAGACCGCGTCGAGCGCCCGGTTCAGGTAGACGTGGAGCGGGATGAAGCGGTTGTCGTAGCCCGCTACCGCGCCGATGAAACTGTCGAAATGCTGGCCATTGGTGACTTCCATGTAGGACAGCTTGCTGGCGCTGCCCTCCTGGAGCCGGTTGTAGCCGAGATACGGCCGCGACGTGTGGTTGACCGGCAGCAGCGCATCGCTGCGGCCATGCACGATGACGGCGGGCTTGCCGTGCAGGTTGCCCGAGCGCAGCGTCTGGGCCAGGCCCGCTTGCAGCGCCTGGGCCTGCGCGCCGGTGCCGGTGAGCAGCCCGCGCAGGCAGCGCGCGCCGTCGAGGTTGGCGTCGGCCACATTGTTGCTTGGCGACTGGGAGTAGATGTCGCGCAGCGGGCCGCCGGGATTGTTGTCGTTGATCAGCTGCACGCCGGCCGCCGGCGGCACGCCATTGCCAGTCGCGTACAGCACGTTGAGCGTAGCCGGCGCAATCGCCGCCGGCGTCAGGACCGCCGTGCCGGTCGCGGCAAAGCTCAAGCCGCACAAGCGATCCGCCACGCCGGCCCGCGCGAGCGCGTTGGCAAAGGTCACCGAGACCGCATTGGCCACCTCGAACAGGGCCAGCGACGGATGGAGCGCATCGGATTCGGCTTCCCAGCCAAAGGCGTGCAGCGCCTGCAGCGCGCTGGCGGCCTGGCTGGCGGCATCCGGCCCCGTCACCAGGCCCGCGTTGGCCAGCGACTGGCAACGGTTGAGCGCCGGCTGCGCCAGCCCGACGGTGGGCAGCGCGTAGAGCGCCACACCCGGCGCATTCACCAGCGCGGTCGCCTGCGAGGTGCACAGCTGCAGCAGGTTGGCCGTGGTGGTGTAGTCATACAGCGGGCGCCCGGACAGGCTCACCGGCACGCCGCCGCGGGTGACGGTGACACCCGTGTTGCTGGGCAGGTTGAGGTTCGGCTCGGCCACCGCCACGCCGTCGATCAGGCCCTGGGTGTCCTGTTCCGCCGCCGCAATCGCCGCGCCGCCGCCGTTGGACACGCTGGACGCGATCACCACGACCTTGTCCGGGCCCAGGCTGCGCTGGCGCGTGCCATCGGTGGCCACGTTGCCAAAGCGGTCGTTGATGGCCCAGATGGCGAAACTGGCGGCCTGCAGCGTGAACGTGCCCCAGTCCTTCTCGGGGTTGCGCTGCGAGTGCGCGTGCTTGAACGCCAGCCGGTGCGGCGCCAGCGCATTGAACGCGGCCAGGCTGGTGTTGGGAAACGGCGCGGCAAACTGCGCGTTGGCGCCGGCCGCGGCGCGGCTGGTGCGAGTGCCGTCGATCAGCGCAACGGTGTCGGTGTCCAGGTCGTGCGGCGCGGCGCCGGTGCCTTTGTCCGTGTAAGCGACGGCGCAGCCGCGCTTGAGTGCCCATTCGCCGGTGGAGATCGCGCCATAGACGCCGCGCGAGCCGGACGATGTGGCGGTGATCAGGCACGGCTTGGCCACATTGAAGCTGTCGGGGATCTGCACCAGCATGGTTACGTTCTGCTGGCCGCTGCCATCGTCGGAGAAAGCCAGGTACTCGCGCCCCGCGACCTTGCCCTGCCCCGTCGTGATGCTGCCTTGCGCGTCCACATTGGGGCCGTACAGCGAGCCATAGCCACCGCCTGCCGTGGTGTCCACCAACGCGCGGTAGTTGGTGTAGATGGCGTAGCGGCGCAGCTCGGCCGCGGTGGGCGCGGCCGGGTTCAGCGGCAACGGCGCGGTAGCGGAGCCCAGGCCGTCCTTGCCGAGGCCAGCGGTGAGCAGGTCGTCCGTGTTGCCGTCGTAGGTCTTGATCGTGACCGTGCCGATATTGGCCGGCTTGGTATTGGGATTGGTGTTGCCGCTACTGGTGTTGTTATCGCTCGAACCGCACGCCGCCAGCAACAAGCCCGCCGCCCCGGCCAGCGCCAGGCGCGCCCCGTATCTGGTCAAACCGCTATGCCCTGCAAGTCCGCGCAACATGTTGTGCCCCCTTGTTGCATGCCGGCCCGGCATGCTGGATCGATCGGAACGCAATACAGAAACGACAGAAACGACAGAAACGAGAATTTCACGAGACCACCACTGCATGACTTCACACTGCGCGCCGCCCTCACTGCGACTGGAAGCGCGCGCGCAGCTTGTGCTTTTCCACCTTGCCCGACGGCGTGCGCGGCAGCGCCTCGATCATCCGCACGTGGCGCGGCACCTTGTAGCTTGCCAGCGCGGCGCGGCAATGCGCGAGCACGCCTTCGGCATCGAGCGCCATGCCGGGCTTCGCCACCACCAGCGCCATGCCGACCTCTCCCCAGCGCGCATCGGGCACGCCGATGACGGCGGCCTCGGACACGGCAGCAAGCTGAAACAGCACATTCTCCACTTCGGCCGGGTAGACGTTTTCTCCGCCTGAGATAAACATGTCCTTGGCGCGGTCGACAATGTAGTAGTCGCCCTCCTCGTCCATGTAAGCGATATCGCCCGAGTACAGCCAGCCGCCACGGATGGCGGCGTCGGTGGCCTGGGGCAGGTTCCAGTAGCCGGGCGTGACGCCCGGCCCCTTGATCAGCAGCTCGCCACGCTCGCCCGGCGCCACGTCGCGGCCCTGCGGATCCACCACCCGCGTCAGCATGGAGCCGACCGGCTTGCCGATGGTGCCGATCTTGCGGCGCGCCGTGGCTTCGTCGCACACGAACACGGTTGGCCCGGTCTCGGTCATGCCAAAGCCGAAGCAGATCGTCACGCCCTTGGCCAGGTAGGCCTCCAGCAGCGGCCGCGGCACCGCGGAGCCGCCCGCGGACATATTGCGCACACGGGAAAAATCCGCCGCCGCGAAGCCGGCATGCTGGCTCAGGAACAGGTAGACCGCGGGCACGGCGAAGAACATGGTGATGCCCTCCCCGGCGCTGGCATCAAGCTTGCGCAACGTCACCTCGGCGTCGAACTGCCGCATGATGTGCACAGTGCCGCCGGCATGCAGCACGGGATTGGCGTACAGGTTCAGCCCGCCGGTATGGAAGAACGGCAGCACGTTCAGGAACACGTCGTCGCGCGTGATCTTGTTGGCCAGCATGGCGTTGACGGCGTTGAAGAACACCATGCCGTAGGTCTGGATCACGCCCTTGGGGCGTCCCGTGGTGCCCGAGGTGTAAAGCAGGTGCCAAACCTCGTGCTCGTCGCGGCACGGCATCTCGACGACGCGCCCGGAGCTACCCGCCAGCATCGCTTCGTACTCGGTCCAGCCGCCCGGCACGTCCGCGCTCTCGTCGTCGGCCAGGTGCAATACCGCGCGCAGCGGCAAGGTGTCGGCAAGCGCGGCGGCGGTGGCAAGAAAGCCGTCACCGGCTACCAGCACGTCGGGCGAGCAGTCGCGCAGGATCGGCAGCAGCTCCGCGGCCGCCAGCCGCCAGTTCAGGCAGACCATCACCATGCCGGCCTTGGCGCAGCCATAGAGCATCTCGAAATAGTCCGAGCTGTTGTGGGCCAGCACGGCCACGCGGGCCCCGGGCGCCAGCCCCAAGCGCTCGCCCAGGTATTCCGCGAAGCGGCTGGCGCGCTCGTCGAACTGCCGGTAGGTCACCGTGCGGCCGCTCTCCACGTCGACCAGGGCGACTTTGTCCGGCGTATGCAGGGCATTCTTGTGCAGCCAGTCGACTACGTACATGGTCCGGGATCTCCGCTCGTGGATGTTCTTGTTATCTTGCTAGCCTTTTATTGCATGCAGATCTACGACGCCACCTCGTGCTCGGCGCGATCGCCGCGCAGCCGCCCGACGATGCCTTGCGGGAAGTAATACACGCTGAGGATAAACAACAGGCCGAGCCACAGCAGCCAGCGGTCCGGATGCAGCAGCCCCGACAGCAGCGGAATCGCCGCGGTGGCATCGCTCGCCAGCTTCATCACGTCCTGCAAGTAGGTCTGCGCCACCAGGAACAGCGTGGTGCCGATCAGCGCGCCGTACAGCGTGCCCATGCCACCGATCACCACGATCAGCAGGATGTCGACCATGATCTCGAAGGACAACGAGGTATCCGGGCCGTTGTAGCGCAGCCAGAGCGCCATCAGCACCCCGGCCAGCGTGGCAAACCCGGCCGACAGCACGGTGGACACGGTACGGTACACCACGGTGCGGTAGCCAATGGCCTCGGCCCGGAAATCGTTCTCGCGGATTGCCTGCAGCACCCGGCCGAACGGCGAGTTCACCACGCGCAGCAGCAACAGGAACAACACCAGCGCGCTCGCGAACACGAAGTAATACGAAAACAGCTTGCCGTTGAGCGGCACGCCAAGCCATTCGGCGTCGCCCAGCGAAAAGCCCGGCGTGAACACCTCCGGCACCTTGAAGCTGATGCCATCCTCGCCGCCGGTCCACTCGGAGAGCTGCGACACCAGCGTGGCAAAGGCGGTGGCCACCGCCAGCGTGATCATGGCAAAGAAGATCGCCCTGACCCGCAGCGAAAACAGCCCGATCAGGAAAGCCAGCAGCATCGACACCAGCAGCGCGCCCAGCGTGCCGAGCGCCAGCGCGCCCCACCCCGGCTCCAGCCGTGACATGGCGATCGCCACGCCATAGCCGCCGATGCCGAAAAACATGGTGTGGGCAAAGGAGACGATGCCGGTATAGCCGAGCAACAGGTCGTAGCTGGCCACCAGCACCACGAAGATGCAGATCTTGGCCGCCATGTTGAGCGCGCGCGCACCGGGAAACAGGAAAGGCGCGCACGCCAGCGCCAGCAGCATGGCCACCAGGATCACGGTCAGCACGCGGCTTCGTGGCAGGTCGCCGGAAAGCAGTCGGGTCATGGTTTTTTCCTGGGCGCTCAGCGCTTGGCTACCGGGTAAAGGCCCTGCGGACGCCACAGCAGGATCATCACCATCAGCAGGATGTTCGAGAACAGTGCCACCTTGGGAAACAGGAAGCCGGTGTAGTTGGCCATCAGGCCGACCAGCAAGGCGCCGACAAAGCAGCCGGTGGTGGAGCCAAGCCCGCCGATGATGATCACGATAAAGATCAGCACATTGACCTGGGCACCGATGGACGCGGTAATGTTCTGCTGGTACAGCCCCCACAGCACGCCGCCCATGCCGGCCAGCCCCGCCCCCACCACGAACACGCCGATGAACAAGAGCCGGATGCGGTAGCCGAGCGACTCCACCATCTCGCGGTTCTCCACGCCGGCCCGGATCAGCAGGCCGATGCGCGTGCGGTTGAGCACCAGCACCATGGAGATAAAAATCACCAGCCCGAGCACCACGGCGATGAGCCGGTACTTCTCGATGGCCGCGTCGCCCAGCAGCACCGCGCCGCGGAAGGTGGTGGGCACCTGCAGCGCGATGGTCTCGGCCCCCCAGATCGCCTTGATCAGCTGCTCGGCCACGATCATGCCGCCCATGGTGATCAGGATCTGCTTGAGGTGCTGGCCGTAGACCGGGCGCACCACGATGCGCTCGAACAGGAAACCGATGACGCCCGCCGCCGCCATCGCCGCCAGGATGGCCAGGCCAAACACCGCCAGGTTGAGCCACAGGCTGTCTGCCTCGACCCAGGCGCCCAGCGGCAGCAGCACGGATGCCGCCACGTAGGCTCCCAACGCGATAAACGCGCCGTGTCCAAAGTTGAGCACGTCCATCAGCCCAAACACGAGCGTCAGGCCCGACGACACCACGAACACGATCATGCCCATGGCAAGGCCGGCGATGGTCAGCGTAAGCCAGGTCGAACCGCTGCCGATCAAGGGATAGGCCAGCAGCATCAGCAGCGGCGCCAGCGCCAGCGGGGTCCAGTCGAGCCGGACCTTGGGCAGATTGGCCGGTGTCGCCGGGGTGGTGGGTAAGGAGCTTGTACTCGCCATTGTCTCGGTCCTGACGATATCTTGTTATGTGTCTTGCCTGTCTTGTCTTGCTGGCCGCAATTGGTGACGCGCTACTGGTGCGCCGCCAGCGACAAACCGAGCAGCCGCTGCTGCAGGCTCTCGTCCCCCGCCAGCGCTGCCATCGTTCCCGTATGCACCACGCGCCCGTCATCCATCACGGCAACGGCGTCCCCCACCGACTTCGCCATGTGGAAGTTCTGCTCCACCAGCAGGATCGATACGTCCGTCTGCTTGAGCTCGCGGAACACCGTGATCATGTTCTGGATGATGGCCGGCGCCAGGCCCTTGGTCGGCTCGTCCACGATCAGCAGCTTGCGCGGCTCGATGATGGCGCGCGCCACCGACAGCATCTGCTTCTGCCCGCCGGACAGCACGCCGGCACGCTGGTGCCAGAAGATCTTCAGCGCGGGGAACATGCGGAACACCCAGTCAAGCCGCTGCCCGTCGATCGCGCCGCTGCGCGCGGCCAGCCGCATGTTCTCGGCCACCGTCAGCTCGGAGAACACGCTCATGTTCTCCGGCACATAGGCGATGCCGGCCTGCGCGATGGCAGGCGTGCCGCGGCGCGTGATGTCGGCCCCGTCGAACACGATCCGCCCTTCGCTCGCCTGCCACAGGTTCATGATGGTGCGCAGCGTGGTGGTCTTGCCCGCGCCGTTGCGCCCCAGCAGCATGGTCACGCCGCCGCGCGGCACGGCAAAGCTCACGCCGTGCAGGATGTGATACGGCCCGATATGCGTCTGCACGCCATCCAGGCTCAGGATGGGTGCTGCGGGTGCTGCGGGTGCTTCAGCCATGGCTGCCCTCCTGCTGCGCGCTCTCGTCGCCGGCGGCGATGCCCAGGTACGCCTGCTGCACGATCGGCGAGGCGATCACCTCGGCCGGATCGCCGTCGGCCATCAGGTTACCGTTATGCAGCACGATGATGCGGTCGGCCAGCGAGCGCACCACATCCATCTTGTGTTCCACCAGCAGCACCGTCTTGCTCTTGTCGCGCTTGATCTCCTGGATCAGGCCAAGGATCACCGGCACCTCGTCCACGCTCATGCCGGCGGTCGGCTCGTCGAACATGAAGATGCGCGGCTGCAGCGCCAGCAGGATGCCCACCTCCAGCTTGCGCTGGTCGCCGTGCGGCAAAGAGGCTACCGGCAGGTGGCGCTTGTCGGCCAGGGCCACCCGTTCCAGACAGTCCTCGGCCTGCTCGCGGACCGCGCGGTTTGCGCTCCACACGCTCCACAGATCCAGCCCGATGCGCCGGCGCGACTGCACCGCCAGGCGCACGTTCTCGAACACCGATAGATTGGGAAACAGGCTGGTCAGCTGGAAGGCGCGGCCAATGCCGCGCAGCGCCTTGTGCGGCACCGGCAGGCGCGTCACGTCCTCGCCGCCGAGCAGGATCTGCCCGGCGCTGGGCGGCAACTGGCCCGAGATCAGGTTGAAGTACGTGGTCTTGCCGGCCCCGTTGGGGCCGACGATGCAGGTCAGCTCGCCGGGATGAAACGCGCAGGAGACCGCATTGACCGCCACGTGCCCGCCAAAGCGGATGGTGAGGTCTCGCGTCTCGAGCGCAGGCGGCCCTGCCACCGCCCGCGAGAGCGCTGCCGTTGTATCGATGGAAGCGGCGCCCACTGTCATCACCGCCTGTTGCGGATCGGCACGTTCATTTCCTCCGGCTTGATCTCGCGGACCAGCTCGGGCACCCCCCAGGCGAACGCGGGATCGACCTTGATCTTGAAGTGGTACATCGACTGCAGCGCCTGGTGGTCTTCCTTGCGGAAGGTCATCTTGCCCTTGGGCGTCTCGAACGACATGCCCTCCATCGCACCGATCAGCTTCTCGGTGTTGGTGTCGCCATTGGTCTTCTTGAGCGCTTCGACCAGCGCGATGCCAGCCGTCATGCCGCCGGCGGTGAAGAAATCGGGCGGCGACTTGAACTTGGTGTAATGGTTGGACACCAGCCACTCGTTGGCCTTGTTCTTGGGAATGCCGAAGTAGTAATACGTCGCGCCTTCCATGCCGGGGAAGTTCTTGTAGTTGCTCATGGCGGGCAGGATATTGCCGCCGGTGGCGATCTCGATGCCATAGCGCTTGGGATCGAGGTCGGCAATCTTGAACGGGTTGCCGGCGCCCGCCCAGATGATGAAGATGATCTTGCGGCCCGGCTTGTCCTTGAGCGAATCAAACAAGCGCTGCGCCCCGGCGGTAAAGTCCGTGGTGTTGGTCGGCAGGTATTCCTCGTGCACGATCCTGGCGTTCTTGAGCGCGCCCTTGAAGGCCTTCACGCCGTCACGGCCAAAGGCGTAGTCCT comes from the Cupriavidus basilensis genome and includes:
- a CDS encoding ABC transporter ATP-binding protein, whose product is MAEAPAAPAAPILSLDGVQTHIGPYHILHGVSFAVPRGGVTMLLGRNGAGKTTTLRTIMNLWQASEGRIVFDGADITRRGTPAIAQAGIAYVPENMSVFSELTVAENMRLAARSGAIDGQRLDWVFRMFPALKIFWHQRAGVLSGGQKQMLSVARAIIEPRKLLIVDEPTKGLAPAIIQNMITVFRELKQTDVSILLVEQNFHMAKSVGDAVAVMDDGRVVHTGTMAALAGDESLQQRLLGLSLAAHQ
- a CDS encoding substrate-binding domain-containing protein; this encodes MQFKHRAAGAIALASLLAAGGALAKDIRIAHVYDKTGALEAYAKQTQTGLMMGLDYATNGTMMVNGNKLVVMEKDTQGKPDVAKAQLAAAYSDDRADIAVGPTSSGTALAMLPVAEEYKKILLVEPAVADSITGEKWNRYIFRTGRNSSQDAISNAVALDKPGVQIATLAQDYAFGRDGVKAFKGALKNARIVHEEYLPTNTTDFTAGAQRLFDSLKDKPGRKIIFIIWAGAGNPFKIADLDPKRYGIEIATGGNILPAMSNYKNFPGMEGATYYYFGIPKNKANEWLVSNHYTKFKSPPDFFTAGGMTAGIALVEALKKTNGDTNTEKLIGAMEGMSFETPKGKMTFRKEDHQALQSMYHFKIKVDPAFAWGVPELVREIKPEEMNVPIRNRR
- a CDS encoding ABC transporter ATP-binding protein, encoding MTVGAASIDTTAALSRAVAGPPALETRDLTIRFGGHVAVNAVSCAFHPGELTCIVGPNGAGKTTYFNLISGQLPPSAGQILLGGEDVTRLPVPHKALRGIGRAFQLTSLFPNLSVFENVRLAVQSRRRIGLDLWSVWSANRAVREQAEDCLERVALADKRHLPVASLPHGDQRKLEVGILLALQPRIFMFDEPTAGMSVDEVPVILGLIQEIKRDKSKTVLLVEHKMDVVRSLADRIIVLHNGNLMADGDPAEVIASPIVQQAYLGIAAGDESAQQEGSHG
- a CDS encoding branched-chain amino acid ABC transporter permease; the protein is MASTSSLPTTPATPANLPKVRLDWTPLALAPLLMLLAYPLIGSGSTWLTLTIAGLAMGMIVFVVSSGLTLVFGLMDVLNFGHGAFIALGAYVAASVLLPLGAWVEADSLWLNLAVFGLAILAAMAAAGVIGFLFERIVVRPVYGQHLKQILITMGGMIVAEQLIKAIWGAETIALQVPTTFRGAVLLGDAAIEKYRLIAVVLGLVIFISMVLVLNRTRIGLLIRAGVENREMVESLGYRIRLLFIGVFVVGAGLAGMGGVLWGLYQQNITASIGAQVNVLIFIVIIIGGLGSTTGCFVGALLVGLMANYTGFLFPKVALFSNILLMVMILLWRPQGLYPVAKR